The DNA window TTTCTTTTCTCTGACTCGGATAACTACCTGGATTTTGATTACCGAATTTCATCGGGAGCTCGAATTCAACAGCATTATACTAGTTCCGGAACTGATGGGGTTGTCCCAGTCCAGACAACCAAACCTCCATTTCTCCCTGCTCAACTGCCGGGCCATCATCAGCCGTCCGAAAAACACTTCGAAATTGACTTCACTAAATCGCACATCAGTTCATATACTCCCAGCTACACTTCCCACTCTTTGAGCCAGAGTGTGAGTTTGGCCTGAACCTCTACCAGTTTATATTGGATCAAAGTACTGATTTGTTTTGTTTCACTTGGCACTGAATAATCTTGAATTTGTTTTTATTCAGGTTTCATCCTCGTCTTTGGATGTCGGAGTGGTGCCGGACGGAAGTTCTGTGTCCGAAATCTCGTACCCATTTGGGCGAAATTTGAGCGGCAGCACTGCTGACTTGAGTGGTTCATCATCCGGGGGAAATAATCAAGGATCCCAGTTGCCCGGAATGGACAGAGAAGCAAGAGTTTTGAGGTACAGGGAGAAGAGGAAGAACAGGAAATTTGAGAAGACCATACGTTACGCTTCGAGAAAGGCCTATGCTGAGACGAGGCCAAGGATTAAAGGGCGGTTTGCAAAGAGGGCTGAAGCAATCGAGTCTGAGATTGATCAGATGTTTACTTGTCCTGGCTCTGCTGCCTTCTTTCCTGAGTCAAGATACGGTGTCGTGCCATCCTTCTGATGGAAGAGATTGAATGTGTTGTAAAAATGTATTAGTATTTGGCAAGGAATGTTAATGATCAAAGTTTCTTTTCCTGTCAATAATTGATCATCACTAGTAATTTCTCTGTTTCACTGACCTGTGATTTTCAACAAAACagtagcctttttttttttttacttttcttttgtaAATTGATTTCCAATTTTGGTTGGAAGACTAACAAGATTCTAAAACTCAGGGACTTTAGGCCTTATGGTTTATTTAGCTCCTTAAACATCTAGCATTTGTTTCGGGCATCGCAAATTTGTTTCTATTAATGTCTTAGGCAACATAAAACCTCCAACATAGGGAAATTGAGTATGAATTCCGTCTACCCCACTTTTGCAATTTTATTAAAGGGGGCCTGTCACGCCCAACAGAGTTTCAATGTTatgtaatattttaaaaaaaataaagttaaatagata is part of the Coffea eugenioides isolate CCC68of chromosome 6, Ceug_1.0, whole genome shotgun sequence genome and encodes:
- the LOC113776504 gene encoding zinc finger protein CONSTANS-LIKE 4-like, yielding MGRVAEDGGGTGVVANNRGVPAAWGLVAKPCDCCSSAAALLFCRTDSLFMCMTCDSKMHATNKIGSRHGRVWMCEVCEQAPASVTCKADAAALCVTCDRDIHSANPLARRHERSPVVPFYDTAESVVKSTAATLLVPLPPPAVYNSSNTGANNMVNDTCHGHDAKMTTCFAHESYMSDPWISSNPMNSKLPTDAPEIKSVEFLFSDSDNYLDFDYRISSGARIQQHYTSSGTDGVVPVQTTKPPFLPAQLPGHHQPSEKHFEIDFTKSHISSYTPSYTSHSLSQSVSSSSLDVGVVPDGSSVSEISYPFGRNLSGSTADLSGSSSGGNNQGSQLPGMDREARVLRYREKRKNRKFEKTIRYASRKAYAETRPRIKGRFAKRAEAIESEIDQMFTCPGSAAFFPESRYGVVPSF